A single genomic interval of Paenibacillus macerans harbors:
- the cidR gene encoding cidABC operon transcriptional activator CidR, translating to MDIRQMQYLIEVARFKSFTKAAEALYITQPTISKTIKSMEDELGVVLFDRVGKKIVLTDAGQIIVGQAQQIVTSFQNLVAELDDLRNLKKGHIRIGLPPMVGSSFFPKVIGQFHQKYPDISIQLFEDGAKKVESDVVGGALDVGVIVLPATAEELSSFPFVEEKLNLVVHPSHPLAERQAAELSELAQDGFVLFREDFTLHDRIINECAKAGFQPHVIYESSQWDLISEMVAVGLGITLLPETICREVDDERVRIIPLVKPIIPWKLGIVWRDDRYLSFATREWIRFAQQELTGGPG from the coding sequence TTGGATATTCGGCAAATGCAATATTTGATCGAGGTTGCCCGGTTCAAAAGCTTTACGAAAGCGGCCGAAGCGCTGTATATCACCCAGCCGACCATCAGCAAGACGATCAAAAGCATGGAGGACGAACTGGGCGTCGTTTTGTTCGATCGGGTCGGCAAAAAAATCGTGCTCACCGATGCCGGTCAAATCATAGTGGGACAAGCGCAGCAAATCGTCACCTCGTTCCAAAACCTGGTGGCGGAGCTGGACGACCTGCGGAATTTGAAAAAAGGGCATATCCGGATCGGACTTCCCCCGATGGTGGGATCGAGTTTTTTTCCGAAAGTGATCGGGCAGTTTCATCAGAAATATCCGGACATTTCGATCCAGCTGTTTGAGGACGGGGCCAAAAAGGTGGAGTCGGATGTGGTCGGCGGGGCGCTTGATGTCGGCGTTATCGTGCTGCCGGCGACGGCGGAGGAATTAAGCAGTTTTCCGTTCGTGGAAGAGAAGCTCAACCTGGTCGTGCACCCGTCCCACCCGCTTGCGGAGCGGCAGGCGGCGGAACTGTCCGAACTGGCCCAGGACGGGTTCGTCCTGTTCCGGGAGGATTTTACGCTGCATGACCGGATCATTAACGAATGCGCCAAGGCCGGATTTCAGCCGCATGTCATTTACGAGAGCTCGCAATGGGACCTTATCAGCGAAATGGTCGCGGTCGGCCTCGGCATCACGCTGCTGCCGGAAACGATCTGCCGCGAGGTGGATGACGAGCGCGTAAGGATCATTCCGCTGGTAAAGCCGATCATCCCCTGGAAGCTGGGCATCGTCTGGCGGGACGACCGCTATTTGTCCTTTGCGACGAGGGAGTGGATCCGCTTTGCGCAGCAGGAGTTAACGGGGGGCCCGGGATAA
- a CDS encoding amino acid permease, with protein sequence MHLFRKKSITSMLAEKNAAGTTLKKELGVFDLTMLGIGCVVGTGIFVLTGVAAAQHAGPGLILSFILAGIICAFCALCYAEFASMVPVSGSAYTYSYATFGELVAWILGWDLMLEYGFAASMVASGWSGYFQGLAAGFGIALPHAISSAFDPKAGTYVDVPAVLIVLLLTFIVSRGSKESSRLNSIMVIVKIAVIALFVVVGAFYVKPGNWTPFMPFGFSGVVTGAATAFLSYLGFDAVATAAEEVRNPQKDLPRGILWSLAICSLLYVLVTAVLTGIVPYSQLNVKNPVAFALQYIDQNWAAGFISLGAIVGITTVLFVLLFGQSRLLYAIGRDGLLPGKLARLHPRTGVPSVSIWTTGIAVAVLAGLIPLGRLADLVSIGTLFAFITVSLGVVILRRTRPDLPRSFKVPLVPWIPLLAVLTCGYLLTSLPRITWIAFLVWMIFGLLVYVLYGYRHSELSGSAGRQQGN encoded by the coding sequence ATGCATTTATTCAGAAAAAAATCGATAACCTCCATGCTTGCGGAGAAAAACGCGGCCGGCACCACGCTCAAAAAAGAGCTTGGCGTCTTTGATTTAACCATGCTTGGCATCGGATGCGTCGTCGGGACGGGCATCTTCGTGCTCACCGGTGTTGCGGCGGCGCAGCATGCCGGGCCGGGACTTATTCTTTCCTTTATTCTGGCCGGGATCATCTGCGCCTTTTGCGCGCTGTGTTATGCCGAATTCGCGTCGATGGTTCCCGTGTCGGGGAGCGCCTACACCTATAGCTACGCTACCTTCGGGGAGCTTGTCGCCTGGATTCTCGGCTGGGACTTGATGCTGGAATACGGTTTTGCCGCTTCTATGGTGGCCAGCGGCTGGTCGGGGTATTTTCAGGGCCTTGCCGCCGGGTTTGGCATAGCCCTGCCGCATGCGATCAGCAGCGCCTTTGATCCTAAAGCCGGGACCTATGTCGACGTTCCCGCCGTTTTGATCGTGCTGCTGCTTACGTTTATCGTATCCCGCGGATCGAAGGAGTCGTCGCGGCTGAACTCGATCATGGTCATTGTCAAAATCGCCGTGATCGCGTTGTTTGTCGTTGTCGGCGCCTTTTACGTGAAGCCGGGCAACTGGACGCCGTTCATGCCGTTTGGATTCAGCGGCGTCGTTACCGGGGCGGCGACGGCCTTCCTTTCTTATCTCGGCTTTGATGCCGTCGCCACAGCCGCCGAGGAGGTGCGGAACCCGCAGAAGGATCTGCCGCGCGGCATCCTCTGGTCGCTGGCGATTTGCTCGCTGCTGTACGTCCTCGTCACGGCGGTGCTTACCGGGATCGTTCCGTATTCGCAGCTGAACGTCAAAAATCCGGTCGCCTTCGCCCTGCAGTATATCGACCAGAATTGGGCGGCCGGCTTTATTTCGCTGGGAGCCATCGTCGGTATAACGACCGTGCTGTTTGTGCTGCTGTTCGGCCAAAGCCGGCTCCTGTACGCGATCGGGCGGGACGGATTGCTTCCCGGGAAGCTGGCCCGGCTGCATCCCCGGACTGGGGTACCTTCCGTCAGCATCTGGACGACCGGCATCGCGGTCGCGGTGTTGGCCGGTCTGATTCCACTCGGCCGGCTCGCCGATTTGGTCAGCATCGGTACGCTTTTTGCCTTTATCACGGTATCGCTCGGGGTTGTCATTTTGCGCCGGACCCGCCCGGACTTGCCCCGCTCGTTCAAAGTGCCGCTGGTGCCCTGGATCCCGCTGCTGGCCGTGTTGACCTGCGGCTATTTGTTAACCAGCCTGCCGCGGATAACTTGGATCGCCTTCCTCGTTTGGATGATTTTCGGGTTATTGGTGTATGTGCTGTACGGGTACCGGCACAGCGAACTGTCCGGTTCGGCGGGCAGACAGCAGGGCAATTAA
- the pdaA gene encoding delta-lactam-biosynthetic de-N-acetylase: protein MVGMLLGPAVPQTVNADSPHHFGFKKSVNGSLPSINEEGFKEIVDKHGAIFLGDTSLKELFLTFDNGYENGYTAPILDTLKAKKVPAVFFVTGHYVKDQPELLKRMVAEGHLIGNHSWSHPDMTTISDERIRDELERVKQETAKVTGRQEMKYLRPPRGIFSDRTLRVTKELGYTNVFWSVAYKDWDVKAQRGADYAYRQVVSQLHPGAVILLHSVSKDNAAALGSIIDEARRQGYEFKSLDELRQGGGAGQ from the coding sequence ATGGTCGGCATGCTGCTTGGCCCCGCGGTACCGCAAACCGTTAACGCCGATTCGCCCCATCATTTCGGGTTCAAAAAAAGCGTAAACGGAAGTCTTCCTTCGATTAACGAGGAGGGTTTCAAAGAGATCGTCGATAAACATGGGGCAATTTTTCTCGGCGATACCTCCCTGAAGGAATTGTTTCTCACGTTCGACAACGGTTATGAAAACGGGTATACCGCGCCGATTCTCGACACGCTGAAGGCGAAGAAGGTGCCGGCCGTTTTTTTCGTCACCGGACATTATGTGAAGGATCAGCCCGAGCTGTTAAAGCGGATGGTTGCCGAAGGGCATCTTATCGGAAATCATTCCTGGAGCCATCCGGATATGACCACGATTTCCGACGAGCGAATCCGCGACGAACTGGAACGCGTCAAGCAGGAGACGGCGAAGGTGACCGGCCGTCAGGAGATGAAATACCTGCGGCCGCCCCGCGGCATTTTCAGCGACAGAACGCTGCGGGTGACGAAAGAGCTGGGGTACACCAACGTATTTTGGTCGGTGGCCTACAAGGATTGGGATGTCAAGGCCCAAAGAGGCGCAGATTACGCATACCGGCAAGTGGTCTCTCAACTGCATCCCGGCGCGGTGATTCTGCTGCATTCCGTGTCCAAGGACAACGCGGCGGCTTTGGGCTCCATCATTGATGAAGCCCGGCGCCAGGGATACGAGTTCAAAAGTCTGGATGAACTCCGCCAAGGCGGCGGGGCAGGGCAGTAA
- a CDS encoding MarR family winged helix-turn-helix transcriptional regulator, with amino-acid sequence MHSSDNSQAHKLMLALHRLRRLDMNKMAPLTFKPSEFRLMYSILQGLEQEPRGITVSELSTRMGVASPTVTPQIRSLEEQGLVHRYNDQEDRRVVRVKLTEQGHQAFRTAAEHRSKQIQNLCDFLGEEKSNQLIELLHDVHRYFESQINQNKTE; translated from the coding sequence GTGCATTCCAGCGATAATTCGCAGGCGCATAAGCTTATGCTGGCGCTGCACCGCTTGCGGAGACTGGATATGAACAAAATGGCGCCGTTAACGTTCAAACCAAGCGAATTCAGACTGATGTATTCTATTCTTCAAGGGCTTGAACAGGAGCCGCGGGGCATCACCGTCTCCGAGCTCAGCACAAGGATGGGAGTGGCTTCGCCCACCGTCACGCCGCAGATTCGCAGCCTGGAAGAACAAGGGCTTGTGCATCGCTACAACGATCAGGAGGATCGCCGGGTCGTGCGCGTCAAGCTGACGGAGCAAGGCCATCAGGCGTTTCGCACGGCGGCGGAACACCGATCCAAGCAAATTCAAAATTTATGCGATTTTTTGGGCGAAGAGAAAAGCAACCAATTGATCGAGCTGCTGCACGATGTACACCGGTATTTCGAATCGCAGATCAATCAAAATAAAACCGAGTGA
- a CDS encoding ABC transporter ATP-binding protein, whose protein sequence is MIKLFRYLKPYRWLVAGVLALVFLQTLSELYLPTLMADIVDIGVVKGDTPYIWRVGGFMLLVALGGMACSIGASFFSSKAASGFGKRLRAKMFNHVSNFSLEEFDKVGTASLITRTTNDITQVQQVLIMMMRMMVMAPLMCLGGIIMAVSKNAELSLVLVVVLPVLAGSIWLIAGKGIPLFKAIQKKIDKLNLVMRESLTGIRVIRSFNRTAYESKRFDAANLDLTDTSIRVNKIMAFMMPIMMLVMNLSSVAIIWFGGLRIDAGQMQVGDLMAFLQYAMQIMFSLVMVSMMFVMVPRASASAVRINEVLDMVPEIKDADVAAAMSGQKGYVEFQNVSFSYPGAEQPAVRDITFSAKPGEVTAIIGGTGSGKSTLISLIPRFYDVDEGRVLVDGVDVREMKQEELRRKIGFVPQKAVLFSGTINDNIRYGKEDATDEEIRHAAEIAQASDFIAEMEHGYESVIAQGGTNVSGGQKQRLSIARALVRKPEIYIFDDSFSALDFKTDAKLRAALKQETREATVIIVAQRVSTVLDADRIIVMNESRIAGIGNHRELMETCDVYKEIVYSQLSEEEIA, encoded by the coding sequence TTGATCAAACTTTTCCGCTATTTGAAACCATACCGCTGGCTGGTCGCCGGAGTGCTCGCCCTCGTCTTTCTTCAGACGTTGTCCGAGCTGTATTTGCCGACACTGATGGCCGATATCGTCGATATCGGCGTCGTCAAAGGTGACACGCCGTATATTTGGCGGGTGGGCGGATTTATGCTGCTAGTGGCGCTGGGCGGAATGGCCTGCTCCATCGGAGCGAGCTTCTTCTCGTCCAAGGCGGCGTCGGGATTCGGCAAGCGGCTGCGCGCCAAAATGTTTAACCATGTGTCCAACTTTTCGCTGGAAGAGTTCGACAAGGTGGGCACCGCTTCGCTGATCACCCGGACGACGAACGACATTACCCAAGTTCAGCAGGTGCTGATCATGATGATGCGGATGATGGTAATGGCGCCGCTCATGTGTTTGGGCGGGATCATCATGGCCGTATCGAAGAACGCGGAATTGTCCCTGGTGCTGGTGGTCGTCCTTCCGGTGCTGGCCGGGTCGATCTGGTTGATTGCCGGCAAAGGGATCCCGCTGTTTAAGGCGATTCAGAAAAAAATCGATAAGCTGAACCTCGTCATGCGCGAGAGTCTGACCGGCATCCGGGTTATCCGCTCGTTTAACCGGACCGCTTACGAAAGCAAACGGTTTGACGCGGCCAACCTCGATTTGACGGATACCTCGATTCGGGTCAATAAAATCATGGCTTTCATGATGCCGATCATGATGCTGGTGATGAACCTGTCTTCGGTGGCGATCATTTGGTTCGGCGGGCTGCGGATCGATGCCGGGCAAATGCAGGTAGGGGACCTGATGGCTTTTCTGCAGTACGCGATGCAGATTATGTTTTCGCTCGTCATGGTTTCGATGATGTTCGTCATGGTTCCCCGCGCTTCCGCTTCCGCCGTGCGGATCAACGAGGTGCTGGACATGGTTCCGGAGATCAAGGATGCCGATGTGGCGGCGGCGATGTCCGGGCAAAAAGGTTACGTGGAATTTCAAAACGTCTCCTTCAGCTATCCCGGAGCGGAACAGCCGGCGGTGCGGGACATTACGTTCAGCGCCAAGCCGGGCGAGGTGACCGCGATCATTGGCGGAACGGGTTCCGGGAAATCGACGCTGATCAGCTTGATTCCGCGGTTTTACGACGTCGATGAGGGACGCGTGCTGGTGGACGGCGTCGATGTGCGGGAGATGAAGCAGGAGGAACTGCGGCGCAAAATCGGTTTCGTTCCGCAAAAAGCGGTGTTGTTCTCCGGCACCATCAACGACAACATCCGTTACGGCAAGGAGGACGCCACCGACGAGGAGATCCGCCACGCGGCCGAGATCGCCCAGGCGAGCGATTTTATCGCCGAGATGGAGCATGGTTACGAATCGGTGATCGCTCAAGGAGGCACCAACGTGTCGGGCGGGCAGAAGCAGCGGCTTTCCATCGCCCGGGCGCTCGTGCGGAAGCCGGAAATTTACATTTTCGACGACAGCTTCTCCGCGCTCGATTTTAAAACGGACGCGAAGCTGCGCGCCGCCTTGAAGCAGGAGACCCGGGAAGCGACGGTCATTATCGTGGCCCAGCGGGTAAGCACCGTGCTTGACGCCGACCGCATCATCGTCATGAACGAAAGCCGGATCGCCGGCATCGGCAATCACCGCGAACTGATGGAAACCTGCGACGTGTATAAAGAGATCGTTTATTCACAGCTTTCGGAGGAGGAGATTGCATGA
- a CDS encoding ABC transporter ATP-binding protein has translation MSQEQKGAGASGQPAGRPPGLRGHAPRHPGPGGPGGPGMSMPAEKAKDFKGTLKRLIRYLRPHQYQLAAVLVMAVLSTVFSIVSPKVMGKATTKLFEGIMAKIQGVPGAAIDFAYVWQIIMVLVGLYVLSSLFSYVQQYLMAGVAQKTVYDLRRDVNAKLNRLPLKYFDARTHGEILSRVTNDVDNISNTLQQSLTQLITSILTLIGVIVMMLSISPLMTLIAVLTLPLSVLAITQVAKRSQKQFVRQQAELGKLNGHVEEMYTGHKIIKAFGREKTSLEQFDDINERLYTAGWKAQFISGVIMPIMSFIGNIGYVLVSVVGGILVTKRTIEIGDVQAFIQYARQFTMPITQTANIANIIQSTVASAERVFEILDEEEEVPESARPKVLKEPRGDVAFNHVKFGYDPQHPLIEDMNINVSQGQTIAIVGPTGAGKTTLINLLMRFYEVGDGAISVDGVNIAEMKRGDLRSMFGMVLQDTWLFNGTIRDNIAYGREGATEEEVVRAAKMAYADHFIRTLPDGYDTILNEEASNISQGQKQLLTIARAILADPAILILDEATSSVDTRTEVQIQKAMNELMKGRTSFVIAHRLSTIKDADLILVMNHGSVIEKGTHEQLLAAKGFYADLYNSQFTKGSFEPEAV, from the coding sequence ATGAGTCAGGAGCAAAAAGGCGCGGGCGCCTCTGGGCAGCCTGCCGGCAGACCTCCGGGGCTAAGAGGACACGCTCCGAGACATCCCGGACCGGGAGGGCCCGGCGGACCCGGCATGAGCATGCCGGCCGAGAAAGCAAAGGACTTCAAAGGGACTTTAAAGCGGCTTATCCGTTATTTGCGGCCGCATCAATATCAATTGGCAGCCGTGCTTGTCATGGCGGTTTTAAGCACCGTGTTCAGCATCGTAAGCCCCAAGGTGATGGGGAAAGCGACGACCAAGCTGTTTGAAGGGATTATGGCGAAAATTCAGGGGGTTCCCGGGGCGGCGATCGATTTTGCGTACGTGTGGCAGATCATCATGGTCCTGGTGGGACTTTACGTATTAAGCTCGCTGTTCAGTTATGTGCAGCAGTACCTGATGGCCGGCGTCGCGCAGAAAACGGTGTACGACTTGCGCCGCGATGTGAACGCCAAGCTGAACCGGCTGCCTTTGAAATACTTCGACGCTCGTACCCACGGTGAAATTCTCAGCCGGGTCACGAACGACGTCGACAATATCAGCAATACCTTGCAGCAAAGCTTGACGCAACTGATCACCTCGATCTTGACGCTTATCGGCGTCATCGTGATGATGCTGTCGATCAGCCCGCTGATGACGCTGATTGCCGTGCTGACGCTGCCGCTCAGCGTGCTGGCGATCACCCAGGTCGCCAAACGCTCGCAGAAGCAGTTCGTCCGCCAGCAGGCGGAGCTGGGCAAACTTAACGGCCATGTAGAGGAAATGTATACCGGCCACAAAATCATTAAGGCGTTCGGCCGCGAGAAAACGTCGCTTGAGCAGTTTGACGACATTAATGAGCGGCTGTACACGGCAGGCTGGAAGGCGCAGTTCATTTCCGGCGTCATCATGCCGATCATGAGCTTTATCGGGAACATCGGCTATGTGCTCGTGTCCGTGGTCGGCGGCATCCTCGTCACCAAACGGACGATCGAGATCGGCGATGTGCAGGCCTTCATCCAATATGCGCGGCAGTTTACGATGCCGATCACGCAAACGGCGAACATCGCCAACATCATTCAATCGACGGTCGCTTCGGCGGAACGCGTATTCGAAATTTTGGACGAAGAAGAGGAAGTGCCGGAATCGGCCCGGCCGAAGGTACTCAAAGAGCCGCGCGGCGATGTGGCCTTCAATCACGTGAAGTTCGGATACGATCCTCAGCATCCGCTGATCGAGGATATGAACATTAATGTATCGCAGGGGCAAACGATCGCGATCGTCGGACCTACCGGGGCCGGCAAAACAACGCTGATCAACCTGCTGATGCGGTTTTATGAAGTGGGCGACGGGGCGATTAGCGTGGACGGCGTCAACATCGCGGAGATGAAGCGCGGCGACCTGCGCAGCATGTTCGGCATGGTGCTGCAGGATACGTGGCTGTTCAACGGCACGATCCGCGACAATATCGCCTACGGACGCGAAGGCGCGACCGAGGAGGAAGTGGTGCGGGCAGCCAAAATGGCCTACGCCGATCACTTTATCCGCACGCTGCCGGACGGATATGATACGATCCTGAACGAAGAGGCCTCCAACATCTCGCAGGGTCAGAAACAGCTGCTGACGATCGCGCGGGCGATTTTGGCCGACCCGGCCATTCTCATTTTGGATGAAGCCACGAGCAGCGTCGACACCCGGACCGAGGTGCAGATCCAGAAAGCGATGAACGAACTGATGAAGGGCAGAACAAGCTTTGTCATCGCCCACCGCCTTTCGACGATCAAGGACGCCGATCTGATCCTGGTCATGAATCACGGTTCGGTGATCGAAAAAGGCACGCATGAACAATTGCTGGCTGCAAAAGGCTTCTACGCCGATCTGTACAACAGCCAGTTTACGAAAGGCAGCTTCGAGCCGGAGGCGGTGTAA
- a CDS encoding L-lactate MFS transporter, with product MNGKSGKRWPIVLGTIIMQMGLGTIYTWSLFNQPLANKFGWDLGSVSTTFSITSFALALATLFAGKLQDRFGLRRLTMAAGILLGLGLMLSSQASSLPMLYLLAGVMVGYADGTAYITSLSNLLKWFPGRKGLISGVSVGAYGTGSLLFKYVNGALLETAGVSGAFLYWGLIVMALIATGSLLVREAQHSPAVPAAESRPYGADKAADMEPRNYSVGEMLRTKEAYMLFAIFFTACMSGLYLIGIVKDIGIQLAGLNEAAAANAVALIALFNTSGRLVLGALSDKISRLGLIGGALAVTAAAVFTLSFAQLNFGLFFACVAAIAFCFGGNITIFPAIVGDFFGLANHSKNYGLIYQGFGIGALSGSFIAVMLGGFKPAFIVIGLLCLAAVVIAALIKPPVENTKKKGLHLKPFRSAA from the coding sequence ATGAACGGCAAATCCGGAAAGCGGTGGCCGATCGTATTGGGCACCATTATTATGCAGATGGGTCTCGGCACCATCTATACCTGGAGTCTGTTTAACCAGCCATTGGCGAACAAATTCGGGTGGGATCTTGGCTCCGTTTCTACAACCTTCTCCATCACAAGTTTCGCGCTCGCCTTGGCCACATTGTTTGCGGGCAAGCTGCAGGACCGCTTCGGTCTGCGCAGGCTGACGATGGCGGCAGGCATTTTGTTGGGACTCGGCCTGATGTTAAGCTCGCAGGCAAGTTCCCTTCCGATGCTGTACCTGCTCGCCGGCGTGATGGTCGGCTATGCGGACGGGACGGCTTATATCACCTCACTGTCCAATCTGCTGAAATGGTTCCCCGGCCGCAAGGGTCTTATCTCCGGCGTTTCCGTCGGGGCTTACGGTACGGGCAGCCTGCTGTTCAAGTATGTCAACGGGGCTTTGCTTGAAACTGCCGGCGTTTCCGGAGCTTTTCTTTATTGGGGTTTGATCGTCATGGCGCTGATTGCCACCGGTTCCTTGCTGGTGCGCGAGGCGCAGCATTCGCCCGCCGTCCCGGCAGCCGAATCGCGCCCGTACGGCGCGGACAAGGCCGCAGATATGGAGCCGCGCAATTACTCCGTGGGTGAAATGCTGCGTACGAAAGAGGCTTACATGCTGTTCGCGATCTTTTTTACCGCCTGTATGAGCGGGCTTTATCTGATCGGCATCGTGAAGGACATCGGCATTCAGCTTGCCGGGCTTAACGAGGCCGCCGCGGCCAACGCGGTCGCGTTGATCGCTTTGTTCAACACGTCGGGCAGGCTGGTGCTGGGCGCGCTGTCCGATAAGATAAGCCGGCTGGGCCTGATCGGCGGAGCGCTGGCGGTAACGGCGGCGGCGGTGTTCACCCTGAGCTTTGCTCAGCTGAATTTCGGTCTGTTCTTCGCCTGCGTGGCGGCTATCGCCTTTTGCTTCGGCGGCAATATCACGATCTTTCCGGCGATTGTCGGCGACTTCTTCGGCCTGGCCAACCACAGCAAAAACTACGGTCTCATCTATCAGGGCTTCGGCATCGGCGCGCTATCCGGCTCGTTCATCGCCGTGATGCTGGGCGGCTTCAAGCCGGCGTTCATCGTCATCGGCCTGCTCTGCCTGGCCGCAGTCGTCATCGCGGCGCTCATAAAACCGCCTGTGGAAAACACGAAGAAAAAGGGGCTGCACCTAAAGCCTTTCAGGTCCGCAGCTTAA
- a CDS encoding LytR/AlgR family response regulator transcription factor — MKAIIIEDEELARRELAYLIERYSAIAVEACFEDGLEALKFLQNREVDVLFLDINIPSIDGLLLAQTISKFSARPFIVFTTAYKEHAADAFELEAFDYILKPYSESRIQNMLGKLEAAHTARSGGTGEGRGAFGKINLWKNEKIIVVEIDDIYYAAAREKSTSVMTKSGEYTMALSISDFQARLPQEHFFRCHRSYIVNLGKIKEIIPWFNNTYLLRLRDLDFEVPVSRGKAKEFRQLMRL; from the coding sequence ATGAAAGCGATCATCATCGAAGATGAAGAACTGGCCCGCCGGGAATTGGCTTACTTGATCGAGCGCTACAGCGCGATTGCGGTCGAAGCCTGCTTCGAGGACGGGCTGGAGGCGTTGAAGTTCTTGCAAAACCGGGAGGTTGATGTACTGTTTCTGGATATCAATATTCCCTCGATTGACGGCTTGCTGTTGGCTCAGACGATCAGCAAATTTTCCGCCAGACCTTTTATCGTGTTCACTACGGCGTACAAGGAGCATGCCGCGGATGCGTTCGAACTGGAGGCCTTTGATTATATTCTCAAGCCTTACAGCGAGTCGCGGATTCAGAATATGCTTGGCAAATTGGAGGCGGCCCACACGGCGCGAAGCGGAGGCACGGGAGAAGGAAGAGGCGCCTTCGGCAAGATCAATCTGTGGAAAAACGAAAAAATTATTGTCGTGGAAATCGACGACATTTATTATGCGGCCGCCCGGGAGAAGAGCACCAGCGTGATGACGAAGAGCGGGGAATACACGATGGCGCTCAGCATCAGCGACTTCCAGGCACGTCTGCCGCAGGAGCATTTTTTTCGCTGTCACCGCTCCTACATCGTTAATCTCGGCAAAATCAAGGAAATTATTCCGTGGTTCAACAATACCTATTTGCTGCGGCTGCGCGATCTGGACTTTGAAGTGCCGGTCAGCCGCGGTAAAGCGAAGGAATTCCGGCAGCTCATGCGTCTGTAG